One part of the Moorena sp. SIOASIH genome encodes these proteins:
- a CDS encoding RNA-guided endonuclease TnpB family protein has translation MKHKAVKVRIYPTKEQVQVLAQHFGCARWWWNYALNQCIETYKETGKGLKQSALNSMLPKLKKQKETEWLKDCYSQVLQSVSLNLSRAYQNFFEGRAKYPRFKSYHHRQSINFPQNVKQVGDFLKFPGKLGVVKAVIHRPLDGEIKTVTVSKTPSGKYYASVLIEYENPRGAARKALGAKSSTTTGKVIGIDLGIKDFAITYDGEKTSKFGNPKHLAKYEKKLAKKQRIAARKKKGSSGRRNARKIVAKVYERIGNVRQDYLHKLSRKIVNHNQVVVVENLNVKGMVRNHKLAKAISDLGWGTFVNFLSYKCEKEGKVLVEINRWFPSSKTCSNCHYQIKELPLDVRAWTCPSCGTHHDRDGNAAKNIRAEGIRMLSSSGTGEVNANGEEVRPRRGRPSKLRHSSVKLEAPTSGEVGRGSSLTPKNLKPVK, from the coding sequence GTGAAACATAAAGCCGTCAAAGTTAGGATTTATCCCACGAAAGAGCAAGTTCAAGTGTTAGCTCAACATTTCGGTTGTGCTCGTTGGTGGTGGAACTATGCCCTAAATCAGTGTATAGAAACCTACAAAGAAACTGGAAAAGGCTTGAAACAATCTGCACTCAATTCTATGTTACCGAAACTCAAAAAACAAAAAGAAACTGAATGGCTGAAAGATTGTTACTCTCAGGTTTTACAATCTGTGAGTCTTAATCTTAGTCGTGCTTACCAAAATTTCTTTGAAGGTAGAGCCAAGTATCCCAGGTTCAAATCATACCATCACCGTCAGTCAATTAATTTTCCCCAAAACGTAAAACAGGTAGGCGATTTCCTTAAATTTCCTGGAAAGTTGGGAGTTGTAAAGGCGGTAATTCATCGCCCACTAGACGGAGAAATCAAGACTGTAACAGTCAGTAAAACTCCTTCTGGAAAGTATTATGCTTCTGTTCTAATCGAGTATGAAAACCCTCGCGGAGCGGCTCGGAAAGCTCTAGGAGCAAAGTCGTCTACGACGACAGGGAAGGTAATCGGGATTGATTTGGGGATCAAGGATTTTGCGATCACCTATGACGGCGAAAAGACCTCTAAGTTTGGGAATCCCAAGCATCTAGCTAAGTACGAAAAGAAACTAGCCAAAAAACAACGTATTGCTGCCCGAAAGAAAAAAGGCAGTAGTGGACGTAGAAATGCCAGAAAGATTGTAGCTAAGGTATACGAACGGATTGGAAATGTCCGCCAAGACTACCTACACAAATTATCCAGAAAGATAGTGAATCATAATCAAGTAGTGGTAGTCGAAAACCTAAATGTCAAGGGCATGGTTCGTAACCATAAATTAGCTAAAGCAATTTCTGATCTGGGCTGGGGAACCTTTGTAAATTTCCTATCTTATAAATGCGAAAAAGAAGGGAAAGTATTGGTAGAGATAAATCGGTGGTTCCCCAGTTCTAAAACCTGCTCTAATTGTCATTACCAAATCAAAGAGTTGCCGCTTGATGTAAGAGCTTGGACTTGTCCAAGTTGTGGAACTCACCACGACAGAGATGGCAATGCGGCAAAGAATATTAGAGCAGAAGGGATCAGGATGCTATCCTCCTCTGGGACGGGGGAGGTCAACGCCAATGGAGAAGAAGTAAGACCAAGACGTGGACGCCCGTCCAAGTTAAGGCATTCTTCCGTGAAGTTGGAAGCCCCGACCTCAGGAGAAGTAGGTCGGGGTAGTTCACTTACTCCAAAGAACCTCAAACCCGTAAAATAG
- a CDS encoding serine/threonine-protein kinase, whose amino-acid sequence MNFPQVKLSPFHSDVLKNTELGQLCGKKQLFRDRYEVLRMIGRGGFGVTFLAKDTSLPGEPFCVIKQLCPKFSEPKALHNARQRFEREAKILNKLGTHPQIPMLLDYFVDHGEFYLVQEYIRGITLARLVRRSGCLSPGAVKGFLRDILPLLQYIHDHGVIHRDIKPQNIILSNDDGRLVLIDFGAVKELIAPKSISSVRNPTTHFIGTVGFAPPEQFSLRPVYSSDIYSLGVTCLYLLTGKAPLQFQSDRQTGELKWAKALDLSDSFANILNRMLAISLKDRYSNARAILRALDHKLLQENLAEFLVIQPQANQHQRQAKQNTGKSQKYTPPTEKTAIAIREWKQRMQARHRHKDIQRVEHLFNH is encoded by the coding sequence ATGAATTTCCCGCAAGTCAAGCTATCTCCTTTTCACAGTGATGTCTTAAAGAATACCGAGTTAGGTCAGCTTTGTGGCAAAAAGCAGCTGTTTCGCGATCGCTATGAAGTGTTACGGATGATTGGTCGAGGTGGTTTCGGTGTAACCTTTCTAGCCAAAGATACATCCTTACCGGGTGAGCCGTTTTGTGTCATCAAGCAACTTTGCCCCAAATTCAGTGAGCCAAAAGCATTACATAATGCTCGTCAGCGGTTTGAAAGAGAGGCAAAAATTTTGAACAAACTGGGGACTCACCCCCAGATCCCCATGCTGCTCGATTATTTCGTAGACCATGGAGAATTCTACTTGGTTCAAGAGTACATTCGAGGCATTACCCTAGCTCGGTTGGTGAGGCGTTCTGGTTGCTTATCCCCAGGAGCCGTTAAAGGTTTTCTGCGAGACATACTACCGTTATTGCAGTACATCCATGACCATGGGGTAATACATCGTGATATCAAACCTCAGAATATTATTCTTTCTAATGATGATGGTCGGTTGGTACTAATTGATTTTGGGGCAGTTAAGGAGTTAATTGCCCCAAAATCAATTAGCAGTGTCAGAAACCCAACTACCCATTTCATCGGTACGGTAGGATTTGCACCACCGGAACAGTTTAGCCTACGACCCGTGTATAGCAGTGATATTTATTCCCTAGGGGTTACCTGTCTTTACCTACTTACTGGAAAAGCCCCCCTACAATTTCAGAGCGATCGCCAAACTGGTGAACTGAAGTGGGCCAAAGCATTGGACTTGAGTGATTCCTTTGCTAATATTCTCAACAGAATGCTGGCTATTTCCCTCAAAGACCGTTATTCAAACGCAAGAGCGATCCTAAGGGCCTTGGATCATAAATTACTTCAAGAGAATCTTGCCGAGTTTCTAGTTATTCAACCTCAAGCTAATCAACACCAACGACAGGCAAAGCAAAACACCGGGAAAAGTCAGAAGTATACACCTCCTACAGAAAAAACTGCGATCGCGATTCGAGAATGGAAACAAAGGATGCAAGCCAGACACCGCCACAAGGATATACAAAGAGTTGAGCACCTATTTAATCATTAG
- a CDS encoding 4'-phosphopantetheinyl transferase superfamily protein: MTPVWLIPPTDLQLLNHDVHLWRAQLELSGVLIEKLATTLSEDEQQRAERFYFERDRKHFIAGRGLLRQILGRYLGMNPRQVEFCYGKRGKPALKETCGGKRLRFNVSHSHGLILYAITQDQRIGVDLEYLRPMPDAEQLAQRFFSPQEYAVICSVSEEQKHKAFFQGWTSKEAYLKAIGEGLAGLEQVEVSVNPAEPTALLSINKDPQAVYRWSIAGLTPAPGYFASLVVERKDWQLSCFDYTEKSVSGWGVG; this comes from the coding sequence ATGACCCCAGTGTGGCTAATTCCCCCAACAGATTTACAACTATTGAACCATGATGTCCATCTCTGGCGTGCGCAGTTGGAGCTGAGTGGAGTATTGATTGAGAAATTGGCAACCACTCTTTCTGAGGACGAGCAGCAAAGAGCTGAGCGATTTTACTTTGAGCGGGATCGGAAGCATTTTATAGCAGGTCGGGGTCTTCTTCGCCAAATCTTAGGTCGCTATTTGGGCATGAACCCACGCCAAGTGGAGTTTTGTTATGGAAAGCGGGGCAAGCCAGCACTCAAGGAAACTTGTGGGGGCAAAAGACTCCGTTTTAATGTTTCTCACTCTCATGGACTAATTCTGTATGCTATTACCCAGGATCAGCGGATTGGCGTTGACCTAGAATATCTGCGACCAATGCCAGATGCTGAGCAACTCGCTCAACGTTTCTTTTCCCCCCAAGAGTATGCCGTGATTTGTTCTGTGTCTGAGGAGCAAAAGCATAAGGCATTTTTCCAGGGATGGACGAGTAAGGAAGCCTATCTCAAAGCTATTGGTGAAGGACTAGCTGGCTTGGAACAGGTCGAAGTTTCTGTAAATCCAGCTGAACCGACTGCCTTGCTGAGCATCAACAAAGACCCTCAGGCAGTTTACCGTTGGTCTATCGCTGGTCTAACCCCTGCGCCGGGTTACTTTGCCTCGTTGGTTGTCGAAAGAAAAGATTGGCAGTTAAGTTGTTTTGATTACACCGAGAAATCAGTGTCTGGTTGGGGTGTGGGCTGA
- a CDS encoding UvrD-helicase domain-containing protein, whose protein sequence is MSTTPDFLSHLNPSQLQAVEHFCGPLLVVAGAGSGKTRALTYRIANLILKHKVSPENIFAVTFTNKAAREMKGRIEQIFAQQLAEQKYGQRLELLPEDQQTQLRSRVYKTITKPLWIGTFHSLFARILRFDINKYEDDQGRKWNRNFSIFDESDAQTLVKTIVTQTLNLDDHKFNPRSVRYAISNAKNRGFSPQQFEREQSNFRGRVIADVYSHYQEQLAANNALDFDDLILVPMRLFQQNESVLSYWHQQFYHILVDEYQDTNRIQYELIRLLTTNGETRKSQWDWQNRSVFVVGDADQCQPPGTQVLTTEGYVPIEALDPNQHRLVSYNPHSSAVVGRVEGYRFNKASRPFSGHLIEVTVDSQTTRSTPNHRWPIRWNQQAKEKTHVVYLIRRGQWYRVGWCKLFKSDGGFQLGYRARVEKADAAWILVATDNRTEASFKVSYIAARYGIPTAPFEPINGATEYTRQMLEQLFNALGDVLPERGISCLQDFGLDPNYPIYSPDIAYQGRRGKSTIELAAINLLPELMDIAVYQGGKTVVWKPIRIQRQEYSGLVYSLEVEKHHVYFSDGLLTHNSIYSFRMADFTILLDFQQDFGDGLPDQDTRTMVKLEENYRSRENILQAANHLIEKNTQRIDKVLRATRGIGEKIYCFAADDELEEAQFVVSQIIQLKRHNPELDGGSFAILYRTNAQSRAFEDVLIRADILYTVVGGLKFYDRKEIKDALAYLRAIANPSDTVSLLRIINTPRRGIGQTTINNLVAAAQELGVPLWEIISDETSVHTFAGRSAKAVKKFAQLMSQWQQQLEERSALEILKGIMEESGYIGDLRNKGTEEAENRLENIVELFNAVQQFQEENEETSLEGFLANATLASDMDNLEEGKKAVSLMTLHSAKGLEFPIVFLVGLEQGLFPHSRSLRDPVALEEERRLCYVGITRAQEQLFLSHAHERRFYGNREPANPSQFLKELPSELIESKVGIF, encoded by the coding sequence ATGAGTACAACCCCTGATTTCCTGAGCCACCTCAACCCTTCCCAACTTCAAGCCGTTGAACATTTCTGCGGTCCGTTGTTAGTCGTTGCTGGTGCAGGGTCTGGCAAAACCCGAGCCTTGACCTATCGTATTGCTAATCTGATTCTCAAACACAAGGTCTCACCAGAAAATATCTTCGCAGTGACGTTCACTAACAAAGCTGCACGGGAAATGAAAGGGCGGATTGAGCAAATATTTGCTCAGCAGCTGGCGGAACAGAAGTATGGTCAACGGTTGGAGCTTCTGCCAGAAGACCAACAAACCCAGTTGCGATCGCGTGTTTACAAAACTATCACCAAACCGTTGTGGATTGGCACCTTCCACAGTCTGTTTGCTCGGATTCTTCGCTTCGATATCAATAAATATGAAGATGATCAGGGACGGAAGTGGAATCGGAACTTTTCCATCTTTGACGAATCCGATGCCCAGACCCTGGTTAAAACCATTGTCACTCAAACCTTAAATCTTGATGACCACAAATTTAACCCCCGTTCTGTGCGCTATGCCATCAGCAATGCCAAAAATCGTGGTTTTTCTCCCCAGCAGTTTGAGCGAGAACAGTCCAATTTCCGGGGACGAGTGATTGCTGATGTCTATAGTCACTACCAAGAGCAGTTAGCTGCTAACAATGCTTTGGACTTTGATGACCTCATCTTAGTGCCAATGAGGCTATTCCAACAGAATGAGTCGGTCTTGAGCTACTGGCATCAGCAATTTTATCACATTTTAGTGGATGAGTATCAAGATACCAATCGGATTCAGTATGAACTGATTCGCTTGTTGACTACCAATGGCGAAACTCGAAAGAGTCAGTGGGATTGGCAGAATCGCTCAGTTTTTGTAGTAGGGGATGCAGACCAGTGTCAGCCACCAGGTACTCAAGTACTCACTACTGAAGGATATGTTCCCATCGAAGCACTAGACCCAAATCAACATCGGTTAGTCAGCTATAACCCTCATTCTTCTGCAGTAGTTGGCAGAGTCGAAGGTTATCGTTTCAACAAAGCCAGTCGTCCTTTTAGTGGCCATCTGATTGAGGTAACGGTTGATAGCCAAACTACTCGCTCCACACCAAACCATCGATGGCCAATCCGGTGGAATCAGCAAGCTAAGGAAAAGACTCATGTTGTCTACCTAATCCGCCGAGGTCAGTGGTACCGAGTCGGATGGTGCAAGCTATTTAAAAGCGATGGTGGATTTCAGTTAGGCTATCGAGCCAGGGTTGAGAAAGCAGATGCCGCTTGGATTCTGGTAGCAACCGACAATAGGACAGAAGCTTCCTTCAAAGTGTCTTATATTGCCGCTCGCTACGGTATTCCCACTGCCCCGTTTGAACCAATTAATGGTGCCACTGAGTACACCCGTCAGATGCTGGAGCAGTTATTTAATGCACTGGGTGATGTGTTACCAGAACGGGGGATTTCCTGTCTTCAAGACTTTGGACTCGACCCAAACTACCCCATTTACAGCCCTGACATTGCCTATCAAGGTAGACGGGGTAAAAGTACTATCGAGCTAGCAGCGATTAATTTATTACCAGAACTGATGGATATAGCTGTCTATCAGGGTGGCAAAACAGTGGTTTGGAAACCAATTAGGATTCAGCGTCAGGAATACAGTGGCTTGGTGTATAGCCTAGAGGTAGAGAAGCACCATGTCTACTTTAGCGATGGATTGCTTACTCATAACTCTATCTACAGTTTCCGAATGGCAGACTTCACCATCCTTCTGGATTTTCAGCAAGACTTTGGTGATGGTTTACCGGACCAAGATACTCGCACTATGGTCAAGCTAGAAGAAAACTATCGCTCTAGGGAAAATATTCTTCAAGCTGCTAACCACCTGATCGAAAAGAATACCCAGCGGATTGATAAAGTTCTGCGAGCAACACGGGGTATCGGGGAAAAAATCTATTGTTTTGCCGCTGATGACGAATTGGAAGAAGCTCAGTTTGTAGTCAGTCAAATTATCCAGCTAAAACGACACAATCCAGAACTGGATGGCGGCAGTTTTGCTATTCTTTATCGTACTAATGCTCAATCCCGTGCCTTTGAAGACGTTTTGATCAGAGCGGATATTCTCTATACTGTAGTTGGTGGGTTAAAGTTCTATGACCGTAAAGAAATTAAAGATGCTCTCGCTTACCTCAGAGCGATCGCAAACCCATCCGATACTGTTAGTTTATTGCGCATTATCAATACTCCTCGACGAGGAATTGGACAAACTACCATTAACAATCTGGTTGCAGCTGCCCAAGAATTAGGAGTTCCCCTGTGGGAAATTATCAGTGATGAGACCTCAGTTCATACATTTGCTGGACGGTCAGCTAAAGCAGTAAAGAAATTTGCTCAGCTTATGTCTCAATGGCAGCAGCAATTGGAAGAGCGATCGGCATTAGAGATTCTCAAAGGGATTATGGAGGAGTCTGGTTATATTGGAGATTTAAGAAACAAAGGCACTGAAGAAGCTGAGAATCGATTGGAAAATATTGTGGAATTGTTTAATGCAGTCCAGCAATTTCAAGAAGAAAACGAAGAAACGAGTTTAGAAGGGTTTCTTGCTAATGCAACTCTTGCCTCTGACATGGATAACCTGGAAGAGGGCAAAAAAGCAGTTTCTTTAATGACCCTTCATTCTGCTAAAGGGCTAGAATTTCCCATTGTCTTTCTAGTCGGTCTAGAGCAAGGACTGTTTCCTCACAGTCGTAGTCTTAGGGATCCTGTCGCGTTGGAGGAAGAACGGCGTTTGTGTTATGTAGGGATTACTCGCGCTCAGGAACAACTGTTTTTGTCCCATGCTCATGAGCGACGCTTTTATGGGAATCGGGAACCGGCTAACCCTTCTCAGTTTCTCAAGGAGTTACCCTCAGAGTTAATTGAGAGTAAAGTGGGAATATTTTGA
- the recR gene encoding recombination mediator RecR, with product MVYTRPLARLIEELQRLPGVGPKTAQRLALHILKRPAPEVKALAQALVEAKQQVGFCRVCFHLSAEPVCQICRNSNRDEKTICVVADSRDVIAIEKTREYRGKYHVLGGVISPMDGIGPEQLHIQQLVQRVSQKTIQEVILAINPSVEGETTTLYIGQLIRPFTKVTRIAFGLPMGGDLEYADEVTLARALEGRRELD from the coding sequence ATGGTTTACACACGCCCCCTCGCTCGCTTAATTGAAGAGCTACAACGCCTGCCTGGAGTTGGTCCAAAGACTGCCCAACGACTAGCCCTTCATATCCTCAAGCGTCCAGCACCAGAAGTCAAAGCCTTAGCGCAAGCATTGGTGGAAGCCAAACAACAAGTTGGTTTCTGTAGAGTATGCTTTCACTTGTCTGCTGAACCGGTCTGCCAAATTTGCCGCAATTCCAACCGGGACGAGAAGACTATCTGTGTAGTTGCCGACTCAAGGGATGTGATTGCCATTGAAAAAACCCGCGAGTACCGAGGTAAATACCACGTTCTGGGAGGAGTGATCTCCCCCATGGATGGCATTGGTCCAGAACAACTCCATATCCAGCAACTTGTACAACGAGTCAGCCAGAAAACGATTCAAGAAGTCATTTTAGCTATCAATCCCAGTGTAGAAGGGGAAACAACCACACTATATATAGGTCAACTGATCAGGCCGTTTACCAAAGTGACCAGGATTGCCTTTGGTTTACCGATGGGGGGAGACCTAGAATATGCAGATGAAGTCACCCTAGCTAGAGCCTTAGAAGGACGCCGCGAGTTGGACTAA
- a CDS encoding phosphoenolpyruvate carboxylase — MSFLPSPSNQESTFPATSDLFLRHRLKIVEDLWESVLLSECGQELVDLLKQLRELCSPEGQATEDPQSSVADLIKQLDLNEAIRASRAFALYFQLINIVEQHYEQRNQQLSRRRSYRRSTEPELSPFGQGILKNGNSSFSTVVTVDKEVEIGNEVTQPGGAVTNVIEKSHQENQGSERKLGLLDWLFPHLHKQNVPPGQIQRLIDNLDIRLVFTAHPTEIVRRTIRGKQRRMAKILEQLDQAEQTYGTLGITSSWEVTECSQKLMEEIRLWWRTDELHQFKPGVLDEVDYTLHYFHEVLFDTIPQLYSRFKQALKGSFPWLNPPAKNFCHFGSWVGSDRDGNPFVTPQITWQTACYQRNLVLGKYINEVSHLTELLSLSLHWCDVLPELLDSLEQDRSQLPEVYEQLAIRYRQEPYRLKLTYVKQKLENTRERNQQLANGMPVPDEMANGKSWSFYRSGEEFLAELKLIESNLVETGLNCRELDNLICQVEIYGFYLAHLDIRQESSRHSEALSEIAEYLQVLPKPYNLLSESEACLWLTAELRTRRPLIPAELPFSEKTCETIETFRMVRQLQQEFGPQICQTYIISMSHTASDLLEVLLLAKEAGLYDPATGQSTIRVVPLFETVEDLKRAPAVMKSLFELPLYRASLAGGYQQLQVSQLNLPYSNAKGEQPNNPGLSATLREQALTSPNLQEVMLGYSDSNKDSGFLSSNWEIHKAQKALEHVAQEYGIVLRIFHGRGGSVGRGGGPSYEAILAQPGRSINGRIKITEQGEVLASRYSLPGLALYHLETIATAVIQASLLNNGFDDIQPWNEIMEELAQTSRTHYRALIHEQPDLVDFFHQVTPIQEISQLQISSRPARRKSGKKDLSSLRAIPWVFSWTQSRFLLPSWYGVGTALQSFVDQDPEENINLLRCFYSKWPFFKMVISKVEMTLAKVDLQIADHYVKELSNPEDLERFEHLFEQIAKEFNLTCNLVLTITGHQTLLDGDPNLQRSVQLRNGTIVPLGFLQVSLLKRLRQHSNQVTLGVVQSRYSKGELLRGALLTINGIAAGMRNTG, encoded by the coding sequence ATGAGTTTTCTCCCATCTCCATCTAATCAAGAATCAACCTTCCCAGCTACTTCTGACCTGTTTCTGCGCCATCGACTTAAAATTGTAGAGGATTTGTGGGAATCTGTTCTCCTATCTGAATGTGGTCAGGAACTGGTCGATTTACTCAAGCAACTGCGGGAATTGTGTTCTCCAGAAGGGCAAGCCACTGAAGATCCTCAATCCTCAGTAGCTGATTTAATCAAGCAGCTTGACCTTAATGAGGCTATCCGGGCATCACGAGCCTTTGCTCTATACTTTCAGCTGATCAATATTGTCGAACAACATTATGAACAACGAAATCAACAACTCTCAAGACGCCGCTCTTACCGAAGAAGCACTGAACCTGAGTTAAGCCCCTTCGGCCAAGGTATTTTAAAAAATGGTAATTCCTCTTTCTCAACTGTTGTAACTGTTGACAAAGAGGTGGAAATAGGCAATGAGGTTACTCAACCAGGGGGTGCCGTTACCAATGTTATCGAAAAGAGCCACCAGGAAAACCAAGGATCCGAAAGAAAATTAGGGCTACTGGATTGGTTATTTCCCCATTTACACAAGCAGAATGTGCCACCAGGTCAAATTCAGCGGCTGATTGACAATCTTGATATTCGCTTGGTTTTCACAGCTCACCCCACAGAAATCGTTCGTCGTACCATTCGGGGTAAACAGCGACGGATGGCTAAGATTCTGGAACAATTAGACCAAGCGGAGCAAACCTATGGTACCTTAGGAATCACTTCGTCCTGGGAGGTGACTGAATGTAGCCAAAAGCTCATGGAAGAAATTCGCCTGTGGTGGCGCACCGATGAGCTACATCAGTTTAAGCCGGGAGTACTTGATGAGGTAGATTACACTCTTCACTACTTCCACGAAGTACTGTTTGATACAATACCCCAATTGTATAGTCGTTTCAAGCAAGCGTTGAAGGGTTCATTCCCCTGGCTGAACCCACCCGCTAAGAACTTCTGTCATTTTGGCTCTTGGGTAGGGTCAGACCGGGATGGTAATCCGTTTGTCACTCCCCAAATTACCTGGCAAACTGCCTGCTATCAGAGGAATTTGGTGCTGGGGAAATATATAAATGAGGTTAGCCATCTGACCGAATTATTGAGCCTGTCGTTGCACTGGTGTGATGTCCTACCGGAACTGTTGGACTCTCTAGAACAAGACCGCTCTCAATTGCCAGAGGTTTACGAACAGCTCGCCATTCGCTATCGGCAAGAACCCTATCGACTTAAACTGACCTACGTTAAGCAAAAACTGGAAAACACCCGTGAGCGAAACCAACAGCTTGCCAATGGTATGCCTGTACCAGATGAGATGGCTAATGGTAAAAGCTGGAGTTTTTACCGCTCTGGAGAAGAATTCTTGGCAGAACTAAAGCTGATTGAGAGTAATCTGGTGGAAACCGGGTTGAACTGTCGTGAGTTAGACAATTTAATCTGTCAGGTGGAAATTTATGGCTTTTACCTGGCTCACCTAGATATTCGCCAGGAAAGTTCTCGCCACTCAGAAGCCCTGAGTGAAATTGCTGAGTACCTGCAAGTTTTGCCTAAGCCCTACAACTTGCTATCGGAATCCGAAGCATGCTTGTGGTTAACCGCTGAGTTGCGAACCCGACGTCCATTAATCCCAGCAGAACTGCCATTTTCGGAGAAAACCTGCGAGACTATCGAAACCTTCCGGATGGTGCGGCAGCTGCAACAAGAGTTTGGTCCCCAAATCTGCCAAACCTACATCATCAGCATGAGTCACACGGCCAGCGATTTGTTGGAAGTCCTCTTGTTGGCGAAGGAAGCTGGTCTGTATGACCCAGCCACTGGTCAAAGTACCATTCGCGTAGTGCCACTGTTTGAAACAGTCGAAGACCTCAAGCGTGCTCCAGCAGTAATGAAATCCCTGTTTGAGCTACCCTTGTATCGTGCTAGTTTGGCTGGTGGATATCAACAGTTGCAGGTTAGCCAATTAAACCTACCCTACTCGAACGCTAAAGGCGAACAACCAAATAACCCTGGCCTTTCGGCCACGCTACGGGAACAAGCTTTAACCTCTCCTAACTTACAAGAGGTAATGCTCGGCTACTCCGACAGTAACAAAGATTCTGGCTTCCTCAGTAGCAACTGGGAAATCCACAAAGCTCAGAAAGCCTTAGAGCACGTGGCCCAAGAGTACGGTATTGTTTTACGGATCTTCCATGGTCGTGGTGGTTCAGTCGGTCGTGGTGGTGGTCCATCTTATGAAGCTATCCTGGCGCAACCAGGTCGCAGTATCAATGGGCGAATCAAAATTACGGAACAGGGGGAAGTCCTTGCTTCTAGGTACTCTCTTCCAGGACTAGCGCTCTATCATCTGGAAACAATAGCCACAGCAGTGATTCAAGCTAGCTTACTAAATAATGGCTTTGATGATATCCAGCCCTGGAATGAAATTATGGAGGAGTTAGCTCAGACCTCCCGTACCCATTACCGAGCTCTGATTCACGAGCAACCGGATCTGGTAGATTTCTTCCATCAAGTGACACCAATTCAAGAAATTAGCCAGTTGCAAATTAGTTCTCGACCTGCACGGCGTAAATCAGGGAAGAAGGATTTAAGCAGTCTGCGGGCCATTCCTTGGGTCTTTAGCTGGACTCAAAGCCGCTTCCTGCTACCGAGCTGGTACGGTGTTGGCACTGCCCTACAAAGCTTTGTAGATCAGGATCCAGAGGAAAATATCAACCTATTGCGCTGTTTCTACTCAAAATGGCCCTTCTTCAAAATGGTCATTTCCAAAGTAGAGATGACCTTAGCCAAAGTGGATCTACAAATTGCTGACCACTATGTCAAGGAACTTTCCAACCCTGAAGACCTGGAACGCTTCGAGCATTTGTTTGAGCAAATTGCCAAGGAATTTAACCTTACCTGCAACTTAGTCCTGACGATCACAGGACACCAAACACTGCTAGATGGCGACCCAAATTTACAACGGTCTGTACAGTTGCGTAATGGTACCATCGTCCCCTTAGGATTTTTACAGGTATCTTTGCTCAAACGCCTACGTCAACATAGCAACCAGGTAACATTGGGTGTGGTTCAATCCCGGTATAGTAAGGGAGAGTTACTACGAGGAGCCTTATTGACGATCAACGGTATTGCTGCTGGTATGCGTAATACTGGCTGA
- a CDS encoding response regulator produces the protein MASHKILVIDDSTVIRKHVKEMLPKGFEVLEAKDGVEGINLIRQAEPNFIMLDFILPKMSGFDIFKELKSDPKLQTIPLVLMSGRKEEVTAKIKEPFNYFAFIEKPFNKKQLTEAIKESMQKAKKRPATPAAAAVSAATAESSVESAQEIAQLKAKVAKMQKEIDALKKQLGQLVTFIKQKLK, from the coding sequence GTGGCAAGTCATAAAATCCTGGTAATCGATGATAGTACGGTAATCCGCAAGCATGTCAAAGAGATGTTACCTAAGGGGTTTGAAGTCCTCGAAGCTAAAGATGGGGTGGAGGGAATTAATTTAATTCGCCAGGCAGAACCTAACTTTATCATGTTAGATTTTATCCTGCCCAAAATGAGTGGATTTGATATTTTTAAGGAACTTAAAAGTGATCCTAAATTACAAACAATACCTCTCGTATTAATGTCAGGCAGAAAGGAAGAGGTAACTGCTAAAATTAAAGAACCTTTTAATTATTTTGCGTTTATTGAAAAGCCTTTTAATAAAAAGCAGCTGACCGAAGCTATCAAAGAATCTATGCAAAAGGCTAAGAAGCGACCAGCAACTCCTGCAGCAGCAGCAGTTAGTGCAGCTACCGCTGAGTCATCGGTCGAATCAGCTCAGGAAATTGCGCAGTTGAAGGCAAAGGTGGCCAAAATGCAGAAGGAAATTGATGCCTTGAAGAAACAGTTAGGTCAGCTGGTAACCTTTATTAAGCAAAAGTTGAAGTAA